The following coding sequences are from one Mus pahari chromosome X, PAHARI_EIJ_v1.1, whole genome shotgun sequence window:
- the Arr3 gene encoding arrestin-C, producing MSTVFKKTSSNGKFSIYLGKRDFVDDMDTVEPIDGVVLVDPEYLKGRKMFVRLICAFRYGRDDLDVIGLTFRKDLYVQTKQVAPVEPTSIQGPLTALQEQLLHKLGANAHPFTLQMVANLPCSITLQPGPEDSGKPCGIDFEVKSFCAENLEEKIPKSDSVQLVVRKVQFSALEPGPGPSAQTIRSFFLSSQPLQLQAWMDREVHYHGEAISVHVFINNYTNKVIRRIKIAVVQITDVVLYSLDKYTKTVFVQEFTETVAANSSFSQTFAVTPLLAANCQKQGLALDGKLKHEDTSLASSTILRPGMNKELLGILVSYKVRVNLMVSYGGILGGLPASDVGVELPLILVHPKPSHGERAVATSSEDIVIEEFMQQNSQTQS from the exons ATGTCCAC AGTGTTTAAGAAGACCAGCTCCAATGGGAAG TTTTCCATCTACCTGGGGAAACGAGACTTCGTGGATGATATGGACACTGTGGAGCCCATTG atGGAGTCGTCCTTGTTGACCCCGAGTACTTAAAAGGTCGAAAGA TGTTTGTCAGGTTGATATGTGCTTTTCGCTACGGTCGTGATGACTTGGATGTGATTGGTCTGACATTTCGCAAAGATCTCTATGTACAGACCAAGCAAGTGGCTCCAGTGGAACCCACCAGCATCCAGGGCCCCCTCACAGCCTTACAGGAGCAGCTTCTGCACAAGCTCGGGGCCAATGCCCATCCTTTTACACTTCAG ATGGTTGCTAACCTGCCCTGTTCAATAACACTGCAGCCTGGGCCTGAAGATTCAGGAAAG CCCTGTGGGATTGACTTTGAAGTGAAGAGTTTCTGTGCAGAAAATCTGGAAGAGAAAATCCCTAAGAG TGATTCTGTGCAGCTGGTTGTACGGAAAGTGCAGTTTTCAGCCCTGGAACCAGGCCCCGGTCCCTCAGCACAGACCATTCGAAGCTTCTTTCTGTCATCTCAGCCCCTACAACTGCAGGCCTGGATGGACAGGGAG GTTCATTACCATGGAGAAGCTATTTCTGTACATGTTTTTATCAACAACTATACCAACAAGGTCATCAGAAGAATCAAGATTGCAG TTGTCCAGATCACAGATGTTGTCCTGTATTCACTAGATAAGTACACGAAGACTGTGTTTGTTCAGGAGTTCAc aGAGACAGTGGCTGCTAACTCCAGCTTCTCCCAGACCTTTGCAGTAACCCCACTCCTGGCTGCCAACTGTCAGAAGCAGGGCCTGGCACTGGATGGCAAACTCAAGCATGAAGACACCAGTCTGGCCTCTAGCACAAT TCTTCGACCTGGAATGAACAAGGAGCTTCTGGGGATCCTAGTGTCCTACAAAGTTAGAGTCAACTTGATGGTGTCCTATGGGGG CATTCTAGGAGGTCTGCCAGCCAG TGATGTTGGTGTGGAGCTGCCCCTGATCTTGGTCCATCCAAAGCCATCTCATGGGGAGAGAGCAG TGGCTACCAG CTCGGAGGATATAGTCATCGAAGAGTTTATGCAGCAGAACAGCCAGACACAGAGCTAG
- the P2ry4 gene encoding P2Y purinoceptor 4: MTSAESLLFTSLGPSPSSGDGDCKFNEEFKFILLPVSYAVVFVLGLALNAPTLWLFLFRLRPWDATATYMFHLALSDTLYVLSLPTLVYYYAARNDWPFGTGFCKFVRFLFYWNLYCSVLFLTCISVHRYMGICHPLRAIRWGRPRFAGLLCLGVWLVVAGCLVPNLFFVTTNANGTTILCHDTTLPEEFDHYVYFSSTIMVLLFGFPFLITLVCYGLMARRLYRPLPGAGQSSSRLRSLRTIAVVLSVFAVCFVPFHITRTIYYLARLLNAECRVLNIVNVVYKVTRPLASANSCLDPVLYLFTGDKYRNQLQQLCRGSTPKRRTTASSLALVTLHEESISRWADIHQDSIFPAYEGDRL; encoded by the coding sequence ATGACCAGTGCAGAATCCTTGCTATTCACATCACTAGGTCCCAGCCCAAGTTCTGGAGATGGTGATTGTAAGTTTAATGaggagttcaagttcatcctgtTGCCTGTGAGCTATGCAGTTGTCTTTGTGCTGGGCCTGGCCCTCAATGCCCCAACCCTTTGGCTGTTCCTCTTCCGCCTTCGACCCTGGGATGCAACAGCCACTTACATGTTCCATTTAGCATTGTCAGACACCTTGTATGTGCTGTCACTGCCCACCCTCGTCTACTACTATGCTGCCCGAAACGACTGGCCCTTTGGCACTGGCTTCTGCAAGTTTGTCCGCTTTCTCTTCTACTGGAACCTCTACTGCAGTGTGCTCTTCCTCACCTGCATCAGTGTGCACCGCTACATGGGCATCTGCCATCCACTGCGGGCAATACGCTGGGGCCGCCCTCGATTTGCAGGTCTTCTCTGCCTAGGTGTTTGGTTGGTAGTAGCTGGCTGCCTTGTGCCCAACCTCTTCTTTGTGACAACCAACGCCAATGGAACCACCATCCTGTGCCATGACACGACTCTGCCAGAGGAGTTTGACCACTACGTATACTTCAGTTCCACAATCATGGTGCTGCTCTTTGGCTTTCCCTTCTTGATCACTCTGGTCTGCTATGGACTCATGGCCCGGCGACTGTATCGACCTTTGCCAGGAGCTGGACAGTCATCTTCTCGGCTCCGTTCTCTCCGCACCATTGCTGTGGTGCTGTCTGTCTTCGCTGTCTGCTTTGTGCCTTTCCACATCACCCGCACAATTTACTACCTGGCAAGACTGTTGAACGCTGAATGCCGGGTGCTGAACATTGTCAATGTGGTTTACAAAGTGACTCGTCCCCTGGCCAGTGCTAATAGCTGTCTTGATCCAGTGCTCTATCTGTTCACCGGGGACAAGTATCGAAACCAGCTCCAGCAGCTATGCAGAGGTAGCACACCCAAGCGCCGAACAACTGCTTCCTCCCTGGCATTGGTGACCCTACATGAAGAAAGCATCAGCAGGTGGGCGGACATCCACCAAGACAGCATCTTCCCTGCTTATGAGGGTGACAGACTGTAA